A window of bacterium contains these coding sequences:
- the queF gene encoding preQ(1) synthase: MEQTKVLSGGYSGRQKEVRDLKITPELEVVENEYSDQDYMVEMKTEEFVSLCPKTGLPDFATIIIQYKPDQYLVEQKSLKFYLARYKDVGIFQEHATNKILEDFIRTTKPKWAKITTVWKVRGGIGTIVEREYSRAGSKE; encoded by the coding sequence ATGGAACAGACAAAAGTTCTCTCAGGCGGCTACAGCGGAAGACAGAAAGAAGTTCGGGATTTAAAGATCACGCCTGAGTTAGAGGTGGTAGAGAATGAATATAGTGACCAGGACTATATGGTGGAGATGAAAACAGAGGAATTTGTTAGCCTATGCCCTAAGACAGGACTCCCGGATTTTGCTACGATCATCATCCAGTATAAGCCTGATCAATATCTGGTCGAACAGAAATCCTTGAAGTTTTATCTGGCCAGGTATAAAGATGTGGGGATATTTCAGGAACATGCGACTAATAAAATATTGGAAGACTTTATCCGGACCACAAAACCAAAGTGGGCCAAAATAACCACAGTCTGGAAGGTCCGAGGTGGGATAGGGACAATAGTAGAACGAGAATATAGTAGAGCGGGGAGCAAAGAGTAA